A segment of the Deltaproteobacteria bacterium genome:
GACTTCACGCCCGACCTCGGCGGTGCGCCGACGATCAGCGCCGCGAACCTGCTCCTGCTGGCTTCGACTCCCGGACAGGAGCTCACCTACACCTGCGTGCCGCCCGGGTCGGGCGAGCGCCTCGGCATCGACCGCGGCGGGATCGGCGACGGCTCGCAGCCCGACGGAATTCGCGACGCCTCGCAGTGCGGCGACGTCACGGCCGACGGGGTCGACACCGCGGCCGACGTCGCGGGAATGCGCGCCTGGCTCGCGGGCGCGAGCACGCCCGCGGCGCTCGCGAAGTGCAACGTGAACGGGGCGAACGGCAGCTCCGCTTCGAGCTGCGACATCGCCGACGTGACGGCGCTGCGACGGGCGCTGGCCGGTGCCGGACCCTCGCTATCACAGGGCTGCGTGCTCTAGGCTCCCCGAGCATGAACTCCTCGGTGATCCGCATCGGTGTGATCGGCACCGGCATGATGGGCTGCGAGCACATCCGCAACCTGGCGCTGCTTCCCGGCGTCGCGGTCAGCGCGATCGCCGATCCCGACGAGCGAAGCCGCGGCTGGGGCCGGCTCGCCGCGGGCGCCGACGTGGAGATCTACGCCGACCACCGCGAGCTGCTCTCGAGAGCCGCGGTCGACGCGGTGGTGATCGCCTCGCCCAATCACACCCACTTCGCAGTGCTGCAGGACGTGTTCCGCACCACGAAGCACGTGCTGGTCGAAAAGCCGCTCTGCACCACCGTCGACGACTGCAAGCGCGTGGTCGAGCAGGCCGCGCGGCACCCGGCCGTGACCTGGGTGGGGATGGAGTACCGCTTCATGCGGCCGGTCGCGCGCCTGGTCGAGGAGGTGCACGCGGGCGCGATCGGAACCCTGCGCATGCTGGCGATCCGCGAGCACCGCTACCCGTTCCTGCGCAAGGTCGGCGACTGGAACCGCTTCTCGCGCAACACCGGCGGCACGCTGGTCGAGAAGTGCTGCCATTTCTTCGACCTGATGAACCTGGCGACGCGCGCCCGCCCGGTGCGCGTGTACGCGTCGGGCGCGATGGACGTGAACCATCTGGACGAGCGCTACGGCGGGGAGCGGCCCGACATCCTCGACAACGCCTTCGTCACGGTCGACTTCGACTCCGGCGCGCGGGGCTTGCTCGACCTGTGCATGTTCGCCGAGAACTCGACGAACGAGATGGAGATCGCCGCGACCGGCGACCGCGGCAAGGCCGAGGCGTTCATCCCCGCGCACCGGCTCGTGCTCACCCGGCGCGACCGGAACGAGCCGACGACGATCCAGTTCCACGTCGATCCGCGAGCCCGGGAAGCGGGCGCGCACCACGGCTCGACGCTGCTCGAGCATCTCGCGTTCCGCGACGCGATCCGCAGCGGCGCGAAGCCGCTGGTCTCGGTCGAGGACGGCGCGCTCGCCGTCGCCGTGGGCGCGGCCGGCGAGAGGAGCGCGATCGAGAAGCGCACCGTCGAGCTGCGCGAGCTCGGGCTCTAGCCGCGCGGCTCAGCTCGCCTCGTAGAGGACCTCGTCGATCACGTAGGTTCCGCTTCTCGCGTCCTTGTGGATCACGATCAGCTTCTGCTTCTGCGCGTCCTCGAGCAGCCGGTTGAACGAGCGGTAGCCGTGGTACTCCTCGTTGACACCGGGGTTCTTGCGCTTCATCGTCTCCTTCACGAGCGACGAGTGCGCCTCGCGGTTCTCGCGCAGCAGCGCCTCGACCGACTCGATCAGCAGGTCGAACGCCTCGCGCTGCTTCTTCGGCAGCTCCTTGGCCTTCGGCAGCGGCTTCTTCTCGCGCTCGACGGTCTTGCGCACCAGGTCGTCGTAGTAGATGAACTCGTCGCAGTGCTCGATGAACATGGGCGAGGTCGAGTTCTTGACCCCGCAGCCGATCGTGTGCCGGTTGTTCTCGCGCAGCTTCGCGACCAGCGGCGAGAAATCCGAATCGCCCGACACGATCGTGAACGTGTCGATGTGCGGCTTGGTGTGCGAGAGCTCGAGCGCGTCCACGACCATCTTGATGTCGGCGCTGTTCTTGCCGGTGAGCTTGGAGCCCGGCATCTCGATCAGCTCGACCCCCGCCTCGTGCAGCGGCCGGCGGTAGTCGGGGTAGCGAGTCCAGTCCGCGTAGGCCCGGCGGGTGACCACGTTGCCCTTCTCGATCATCCGCCGCAGCACGAGCTGCACGTCGAAGATCTTGTAGCGCGCGTCGCGGTAGCCGATCGCGACGTTCTCGAGATCGATGTACACCGCGATGTTCTTGGTCTCGGCGCCCGGGCTGCTGGCCATTCGCTCTCCTCGTGTGGCAGCCGCGGAGTCTACACGAAGCACTCGCGTACGCGGCTCTTGGCTCGACCCTTGCAGATCCCGCCCGGCCATGAGCTGCAAAACGAGAATCCGGATCCCCGTCGCCACACTGGTCGCTCTGCTTCCCTTCCTGGCACTCTGCCTACCCAATCTCGCCAGCGCGCAGACCACCTCGACCACGCACGCGCTGAAGCTCGGCGTGAAGGGGCTGGTGCAGGACACGGGCAGCACCGGCCTCGACGCGATCGGCAAGTTCAGCGCAAGCGAGACGAGCCTGTTCGAGCTGTGCACGGGAAGCGCCCCGACGAAGACCCAGGGTGTGTTCCTGGTGATCGACTGCGACTTCCCGAGCAACAACCGGATCGTCGCGGCCGAGACCAGCCCGGTGGTCACGGTGCTCGAGGTGCTCGGCGACCTGCACCTCGAGAGCGACTTCGCGGCCGAGGCCGAATCGGCGAGCGCGGGCCTGAACAAGCTCGTGGTCCCCGCGTCGCTCGACCTCGCGTGTACCGACCTGAGCCTCGAGACCTCGGGCGTGCTCACGCTCAAGCTCTCGCCGATCTCCACCGGCGGCCCGATCTGCCCGGTCTCTGGATCGCTCGGCTTCTCGGGCAAGGCCATCGTCGAGGGCGAGCACGTGATCATCGACCTCGGGTCCAAGCTCTAGGTCGGCAACCGCAGCTCGACGATCAGCATCCCGCTCGAGGATCCGAACAGCTAGCCGCGCCGCCATAAGCGGCGCTTAATCCGGGGCCGCAAGCCTTGCCCCCGTCGAATCCATCGACGGAGGCAAGAGAGATGCGATCCACGATCCTGGTCGCCGCGGCGCTCGCGCTCGGCGCCCTTCCCGCGCGCGCCGAGCGGCCCGCGGACTTCGAAGCCGCGTTCGCGGCCGAAGCCCGGAACGCCGACCCCGCGTTCGCCGGCTTCTCGGCGGCGCGCGGCCAGTCCTTCTACGCGTCCACGCACGGCGGCGACTGGAGCTGCTCGACCTGCCACGGCGGCGATCCGAGCGCGGCCGGCCAGCACGCCGTCACCGGCCAGCGGATCGAGCCGCTCGCGCCCGCCGCGAACGCGAAGCGCTTCAGCCGGACCGCTTCGGTCGAGAAGTGGTTCCGGCGCAACTGCAACGACGTGCTGAAGCGCCCCTGCACGGCGCAGGAGAAGGGCGACCTGCTGGTCTGGCTCATGGGCGCGAGCGCGGGCGCGGGGGGTGCGCGATGAAGCGCATCACTCGCCGCCTGATCCTCTCGGCCGCCGCGGGCGCGATCGCGGTCGCGGCCGGCGCGGGCGCATCGGAGTCGCAGCGAGCGCCGCTCCCGTCCGAGTACGTGGAGGAGTGCGGGTCCTGCCACGTCGCGTTTCCGGCGCGGATGCTCGACGCCGCCTCGTGGCGCGCGGTCCTCGCCGGGCTCGACCGGCACTTCGGCGTCGACGCCAGCGCGGATGCGGAGACGCTCGAGCCGATCCGCGCCTACCTGTCGCAAGCCGCGCGCTCCCGACCGACCGCGAGCGGCGGCGAGCCGCTGCTGCGCATCACCGAAACGCGCTGGTTCCGCCACGAGCACGACGAGGTGCCGGCGCGCCTGCGCAGCGGACCGGAGGCGGTCCCGCTCTCGAACTGCGCGGCCTGCCACCGCAACGCCGCGCAGGGCTCCTACTCAGAACGCAGCCTCGAGCTGCCGCGGAAGGGAGGTTCGAAATGAACGACCGGGTTCTCGTCTGGGATCTGCCGCTTCGGGTCTTCCACTGGGTGCTGGCCGCGAGCTTCGCCGGCGCGTTCCTGACCGCCGAGAGCGAGCGGCTGCGCGACCTGCACCTGCTCTTCGGGTACACGTTCGCCGCAGCGATCGCGTTCCGCCTGGTGTGGGGCTTCATCGGCACGCGCCACGCGCGCTTCTCGTCGCTGCGCTACGGGCCAGACGACGTGCGTCGCTACCTGGTGTCGCTCGTGCAGGGTCGGGCCGAGCCGCATGCCGGCCACAGTCCCGTCGGGATGGTGATGATTCCCCTGCTGCTCGGGCTCGGAATCGCCGTCGCGGCTTCGGGATGGGCGGTCTACTCGGACCTGGGCGGCGAGTGGCTGGAGGAGGCGCACGAGGCCGCGGCCGGAGTCATGCTGGCGGTGGTGATCGGGCACGTGTTCGGCGTCGTGGTGGTGAGCGCGCTGCAGCGCGAGAACCTGGCGCTCGCGCTCGTCACCGGGCGCAAGCGCGGGGCGCCGAACGAGGCGATCCGCAGCGCTCGGCCGATCGCTGCGCTTCTGCTCCTCGTCGCGCTGGCGGGTCTGTGGCTGCCGGGGATCATTGCCAGGGAACAGCGGCTGGCGGAGCAGGCGCGCGGCGCGCCGTTCGCGGCCGCGGGTGAGAATGCGGGAGCGCGCGCGAGTCACCGCGACTGAGCGGGGACGCCGCGCGGAGGAAGGATCGGCCGATGCGGGTGCTCGTCGTCGAAGACGATCGATTGCTCGGCGACGCGCTCCGCATCGGCCTGTCGCAGGCCGGCTTCACGGCGGACTGGGTGCGGGACGGCGACGCGGGGCTCGAGGCGCTCGCGGGCGATCCGTTCGCGGCGGTCGTGCTCGACCTGGGGCTTCCGAAGCTCTCCGGGCTGGAGCTGCTGAAGCGCCTGCGCGCGGCGGGCAACGCCGTTCCGGTGCTGATCCTGACCGCGCGCGACGCCGTTCCGGACCGCATCGCGGGCCTCGACGCGGGCGCCGACGACTATCTGGTGAAGCCCGTCGATCTGCGCGAGCTCGCCGCGCGGCTGCGCGCTCTGGTCCGGCGCTCCGCCGGACGAGCGGCGCCGTTGCTCTGCGTCGGTCCGCTCGAGATCGACCCATCCGCTCACTCGGTTCGCTTCCGCGGCCGCCCGGTCGATCTTCCGGTTCGCGAATTCGCGCTCCTGCACGAGTTGGCCCGAAGCGCGGGGCGCGTGCTCGCGAAGGATCAGCTCGCCGAGCGGGTGTACGGCTGGGGGGAGCAGGTCGAGTCGAACGCGATCGAGGTGCACGTGCACCACCTGCGACGCAAGCTCGCACCCGAGGTGATCGCGACGGTTCGCGGCGTCGGCTACCTGCTGCCCAAGGATCTGCGATGAGCCGGGACGACTCGCTGCGCGGGCGGCTGATCGGCGCCGTGCTCGGAGCGGTGGCGCTGGTGTGGATCGGCGTGTCGCTCGCGGGCTGGCTGCGATCGCGCCACGAGCTCGACGAGCTCTTCGACGCCCACCTCGCGCAGTCCGCCGCGCTGCTCGTCGCGCAGATCTCCGGCGACGGCGCGGACGACGACGACCACGACGACGAGCTCGACCTGGAGCACGCGCCCGTGCTGCACCGCTACGCGCGAAGCGTCGCGTTCCAGGTCTGGGAGCGCGGGCGCACGCTCCGCCTGCACTCGAAGAACGCTCCGCGCACGCGGCTCTCGGCGAAGGAGACCGGCTTCAGCCACGTCCGGATCGACGGCGTGCGCTGGCGGGTCTTCAGCACCTGGGCGCTCGAACGCCGCGTGCTGGTGCAGATGGCGGAGCGGGTCGGCGCGCGCGAAGCGGTGAGCGCGCAGATCGCGCGGCACCTGCTCCTGCCGCTCGTGATCGGGCTGCCGCTGCTCGGCGCGGGGCTGCTGCTCGCGATCGGACGCGCACTGGCTCCGCTGCGGGCGCTCGCCGACGCGGTCGCCGCGCGAGATCCGCGCCGCCTCGAGCCCGTCGCGGTCGATCGGGTTCCGCGCGAGGCACGTCCGCTGGTCGATCGCTTGAACGATCTCTTCGCGCGAATCGCGGCCTCGCTCGAACGGGAGCGCGCCTTCACCGCCGACGCCGCACACGAGCTGCGCACGCCGCTCGCGGCGATCCGCGCCCAGGCGCAGGTGGCGCTCGCCTCGCGAAGCGACGCCGAGCGCGCGCATGCGCTCGATCAGGTGATCTCCGGCTGCGACCGCGCGGCGCGGCTCTCCGAGCAGCTCCTCACGCTCGCGCGACTCGAGGCCGAGGAGTTCCGCGAGGGGCTCGCCCCCTGCGAGCTCGGCTCCGTCGCGCGCGAGGCGCTCGCCGAGCTGGCACCGGCCGCGCATTCGCGGGGGCTGTCGCTCGAGCTCCGCGCCGAGCAGCCGGTCACGGTGCAAGGCGACGCGCCGCTGCTGCAGGTGCTGCTGCGAAATCTGGTCGACAACGCGCTCCGCTATGGCGCCGGCGGAGGCGTCGTGCAGGTCGAGGTCGGGGTCGGCGAGTCGCACGCCTGGCTGCGCGTCGTGGACCGGGGACCGGGAATCCCTGCGGAAGAGCGCGCGCGAGTCCTCGATCGCTTCTACCGCGGCCTCGGCAACGACGAGGGCGGCGCGGGCCTGGGCCTTGCGATCGCGGCGCGGATCGCAGCGCTGCACGGAGCCGCGCTCGAGCTCGACGCGGGGCCGGACGGGAGCGGGCTCGCGGTGACTCTGCGCTGGCCGGCGCCAGCGCTCAGAAGTCGACGCTGAGCGCGACGTTGATCGAGCGCCCCGCGCCCGGGACGGGAGTTCCCCACGGGATGGTGAAGCTCGACATCGACAAGCCCTGACCGAGGTAGGCGCCGCCGAGCGGCAGCGAGTAGAAGCGGTCGAAGACGTTCTCGATGCTCACGTCGACGCGGGCGTGCTCGAACGCGTAGCTGCTGCGAAGATCGAGCAGCGAGTAGTGGCCGGTCTGCATTTCGTTTCGAACCGACGAGGTCCTCGTCTTGGACTCCACCGCGCCGAACTCGACGGCCGTGCGAAAGCCGCCGAGCTCGTGCACCAGCGCGAGCTTTCCGTGCAGCGGCATGATGTTGTAGAGGTCGTCGTCGGTGTCGCGGTTCTCTCCGCGCACCCAGCCGAGCGTGCCGCGCAGCGTGAAGCTCCCGAGACGGTCGGAGCGAGTCACGAGCCAGTGACCCGAGAGGTCGGCCCCGTAGAGCAAAGCGGACTGATTCGCGTACTGCAGCAGGACGAACGCGTCGGTCGCCGTCGCGTTCGCAGCGCTGCACTGGCCGAAGTCACAGCGAATCGCGTCGATGTAGTCGTTGACCTTGGTCGCGTAGAGCGTCGCCCTCAGGCTCCAGGCGGCCTGTTCCGCGTCGTGCAGCTCGCCCGAGGCGCTCACGCTGTGGGCCGTCTCCGGCTCGAGATCGACGCGGCCGATGTAGCCGTTGCCATCGCCGACGAAGTTGTTCATCAGCGCGGCCATCGCGCTCGTCGACCACGCGTAGCGCTCGTACAGGTTCGGCGAGCGGGTCTTCCGCGCGTAGCCGCCCTCGAACGTGAGCGTCTGGCTCGGCACGTAGCGAAGCAGCACCGCCACGTCGACGTGCGTGTCGGCGCGGCGGTGGTCGCGCGCGTTGAACGCCGCAGCATCCGCGCTCCACATCGCCATGACGTCGTTGTAGCCCTGCACGTCGCCGGCGTCGGAAGCGACCCGGTCCACGCGGGCTCCGACCAGGCTCAGCCACTGCGGGCTCCAGTCGGCCTGCCACTCCGCGTAGACGCCGAGCCGGCTCTGCTCGCCGTCCCGCACGTTCCAGAACTTCTCGCAGCACATCGAGCCGCTGCTCCCGACCGGCGACCACCAGTCGTCGAGTCGGTACGTCAGGTACTCGCCTCCCACGCCCAGCGTGTGGCGATCGGAGAGCTCGAGGCTCGCCTTCGAATGCGCGCCCCGATTGGTCGACTCCGAGTCCATCGGCATGCCGAAGCCGTAGAAGAAGCGGTCGTCGCCCATGTCCATCGCGTGGCGGGTGTCCTGGTCGAAGACGCGCAGGTCGAGCGTCCCCCAGTCGAACTGCCCCGCGTAGCGCAGGTTCGCCAGCCGGTTCTCGTTCGAAGTCATGTCCATGCGCTGGTTCGGGAAGCCCTCGAAGCCGACGTTCTGCCGGCCCAGGTCGAGGCGCAGAAGATGGCCCTCGTGCCGGAGCGCGAGGCCGACGTTCCGGTTCGTGGTCCCGTCGTACGCGCTCGATCCGACTTCGTCGCCGTCCAGCCAGCCGCGCAGCGGCGCCGCGAGACCCGGCGCCTTGAACTCGTCGCCCGCGAAGTAGTCGTCGGAGCGCGCGGTGGACTCGCTGTACGAGACGCTCGAGCCCGTGCCCGCGATCGACGTCGCGACGTCGTAGCCGATGCCGTTGCCGTTGCTGCGCAAGAAGCCGCCGAGATGGCCGCGGACGAGGAGCTCGTCCGCGCTGCTTGCGAACTCGGGCGCAGCGGACTCGACCTGGATCGTGCCGCCGATGCTGTTCCCTCCCGCGCTCACCGGCGTGAGCCCGGCGAACACCGTGACGCGTTGCACCTGCGTCGGGCTGATGTACGAGAGCGGCGAGTTCATGTGGTTGGGACACGCGGACGTCACGTCCATGCCGTCCACCTGGATGCGCAGCCGGTCGTCGGCCAGGCCGTGGATCGCAGGCAGGCTCGAGATGCCGCCCGCGCCATTCAGGGTCACGCCGGGAACGTCCTGCAGCAGGCGAGCGCTGTCGCTCGCGGAGGCGCGGCGCGCGGCGAGCTCCGGCTCGCCGATGCGCGTGCTTTTCGGAGGCGGCTCGTCGGGCTTGGGGGCGGTGACCACGACCTCGTCGAGCGGCGTCGGCTCCTGCGCCGAGGCGTCGCAGGACGCGACGGCGAGAAGCGCGGCCAGCGCGAAGACGAGCGTCACGCGAGTCACCGCGCCGCGGGACGGTGACTCGGTGTGAGTTCAGCGCCGTACGGAAAGAGGGGGACGGCCGGCGCGGGCGTGATGGTCTGCGAGACGGGGTACCCGCCCATCGTTCCGATCGTCCCGTACCCCGCCACCGTCGTTCCCGTCATGCAGGTCGCGCTCATCATCCCTCCGGGCGCGCAGTCCGCGTACGCGAGCTTGTTGATCCGGGCTTGCGTCGCAGGAGCCAGGGGATTCGCCGTGTCGACGAAGATGCGCACGTAGGCGTTGCCGGGGTTGGCGCCGGGGTAGCCGTAGTAGAGCCCGTAGCCGCTGCCCGGCGCCCAGCCATTGCCGCCGCCCAGCGTCGACAGCGTGTTCGTCGAGTTGTTCAGAAACGCGGTCACGAGCCAACCGCCGAGCGCGGAGTCGTAGACCGACGAGAGCTGGTGAGAGAGCACCAGCTCGTTCATGCCCCCGCCGCTCGGCAGCCCGGTCATGGACTCGGTGAGTCGACCCTGCAGGTTCGACACCTGGTGAAGCGCGTCGTCGAACACGAACGTGCCCGTGAAGATCGTGTCGTTGGGCTGGGTGTCGGGCTCGTGAAAGGTCACGACCACGACGTAGGTCGTGACCGCCGCCTCCGCGCTCGGGGCGGCGGCGAGCAGCGCGAGCCATCCCGAAATCAGGATGGCCCGTCTCATGCCCGACGACGTCCGAACGCGAGAAGAGCCCCCAGACCCGCGAGCGCAAGGCCAGCGGTCGCGGGCTCCGGCACCGGAATCGAGGCGGGCGCGACCCAGGTCCAGGTCTCGATCGTGCTCGCGCCGATCGCGGCGGCGATCTCGTCGCCGGCCGCATCGCCGATGTAGACCCGGTACATGGCCGAGTAGGACTGATTCGGCAGCAGATGCGCCACGGGCACGGCGTAGGCGTTGTGGTCCATCTGGTAGTCCCACTGCCAGCGCGTGCTGCTTCCCGCGGTGCCGAAGATCCCCGTGTAGCCGTTGGCATTGGGATCGACGACCATCGTGTTGTTGGCGTTCACGCCGTAGGCACCGATGGCGAGGTAGCTCTCCAAGCCCGGCGAGATCGAGATCGACTCGATCCAGATGCTGGCGTCGGGGCCGAACGCGTCCTCGATGCTCCCCTCGAGCGCGATCGACGCGGACCCGGTTCCGGCCCACCAGCCGAGCCGCCGGCTGAACGCGCTGTTCTGCAGCACCGACCACGGCTCGGCCGGATCGAAGTCCGCGAACGTGGTCGCGCTCGCGTCCGGCATGCCCATGCCGTTCGTATTGACCGCGAGCGTCACGGGCGCGGCCTGGTCCTGCACGTCGAGGCGCTGCAGGGACGTGTCGTAGGAGACGACCAGCATCGTCATGGGCATCCACGACGGCGGCATGGCGGCGGCGCCGGCCGCGTCGGAGTGGCCGAGCAGGGCCAGGAACGCGAGCGGAACGATCCACCGATTTCTGTGTAGCTTGCGGGTCTCGTCTCGGAACATGCCGTTCTCCTCACTGCAGGCGGAATTTGATCGGGACCAGGAACCAGCGATCGCGATAGTCCGCGCCGGGCGGCGGCGCGTCGAAGCGCCAGCGCTCGACGGCGTCGAGCGCCGCGACGTCCAGGCTCCCGTCGCCGGACGAGCGGCGCAGGCGCACCTGCGCGACGCGGCCGCTCGACTCGA
Coding sequences within it:
- a CDS encoding Gfo/Idh/MocA family oxidoreductase → MRIGVIGTGMMGCEHIRNLALLPGVAVSAIADPDERSRGWGRLAAGADVEIYADHRELLSRAAVDAVVIASPNHTHFAVLQDVFRTTKHVLVEKPLCTTVDDCKRVVEQAARHPAVTWVGMEYRFMRPVARLVEEVHAGAIGTLRMLAIREHRYPFLRKVGDWNRFSRNTGGTLVEKCCHFFDLMNLATRARPVRVYASGAMDVNHLDERYGGERPDILDNAFVTVDFDSGARGLLDLCMFAENSTNEMEIAATGDRGKAEAFIPAHRLVLTRRDRNEPTTIQFHVDPRAREAGAHHGSTLLEHLAFRDAIRSGAKPLVSVEDGALAVAVGAAGERSAIEKRTVELRELGL
- a CDS encoding NYN domain-containing protein; translated protein: MASSPGAETKNIAVYIDLENVAIGYRDARYKIFDVQLVLRRMIEKGNVVTRRAYADWTRYPDYRRPLHEAGVELIEMPGSKLTGKNSADIKMVVDALELSHTKPHIDTFTIVSGDSDFSPLVAKLRENNRHTIGCGVKNSTSPMFIEHCDEFIYYDDLVRKTVEREKKPLPKAKELPKKQREAFDLLIESVEALLRENREAHSSLVKETMKRKNPGVNEEYHGYRSFNRLLEDAQKQKLIVIHKDARSGTYVIDEVLYEAS
- a CDS encoding DUF1924 domain-containing protein — protein: MRSTILVAAALALGALPARAERPADFEAAFAAEARNADPAFAGFSAARGQSFYASTHGGDWSCSTCHGGDPSAAGQHAVTGQRIEPLAPAANAKRFSRTASVEKWFRRNCNDVLKRPCTAQEKGDLLVWLMGASAGAGGAR
- a CDS encoding cytochrome C — protein: MKRITRRLILSAAAGAIAVAAGAGASESQRAPLPSEYVEECGSCHVAFPARMLDAASWRAVLAGLDRHFGVDASADAETLEPIRAYLSQAARSRPTASGGEPLLRITETRWFRHEHDEVPARLRSGPEAVPLSNCAACHRNAAQGSYSERSLELPRKGGSK
- a CDS encoding cytochrome B; translation: MNDRVLVWDLPLRVFHWVLAASFAGAFLTAESERLRDLHLLFGYTFAAAIAFRLVWGFIGTRHARFSSLRYGPDDVRRYLVSLVQGRAEPHAGHSPVGMVMIPLLLGLGIAVAASGWAVYSDLGGEWLEEAHEAAAGVMLAVVIGHVFGVVVVSALQRENLALALVTGRKRGAPNEAIRSARPIAALLLLVALAGLWLPGIIAREQRLAEQARGAPFAAAGENAGARASHRD
- a CDS encoding response regulator transcription factor, which gives rise to MRVLVVEDDRLLGDALRIGLSQAGFTADWVRDGDAGLEALAGDPFAAVVLDLGLPKLSGLELLKRLRAAGNAVPVLILTARDAVPDRIAGLDAGADDYLVKPVDLRELAARLRALVRRSAGRAAPLLCVGPLEIDPSAHSVRFRGRPVDLPVREFALLHELARSAGRVLAKDQLAERVYGWGEQVESNAIEVHVHHLRRKLAPEVIATVRGVGYLLPKDLR
- a CDS encoding two-component sensor histidine kinase is translated as MSRDDSLRGRLIGAVLGAVALVWIGVSLAGWLRSRHELDELFDAHLAQSAALLVAQISGDGADDDDHDDELDLEHAPVLHRYARSVAFQVWERGRTLRLHSKNAPRTRLSAKETGFSHVRIDGVRWRVFSTWALERRVLVQMAERVGAREAVSAQIARHLLLPLVIGLPLLGAGLLLAIGRALAPLRALADAVAARDPRRLEPVAVDRVPREARPLVDRLNDLFARIAASLERERAFTADAAHELRTPLAAIRAQAQVALASRSDAERAHALDQVISGCDRAARLSEQLLTLARLEAEEFREGLAPCELGSVAREALAELAPAAHSRGLSLELRAEQPVTVQGDAPLLQVLLRNLVDNALRYGAGGGVVQVEVGVGESHAWLRVVDRGPGIPAEERARVLDRFYRGLGNDEGGAGLGLAIAARIAALHGAALELDAGPDGSGLAVTLRWPAPALRSRR
- a CDS encoding TonB-dependent receptor is translated as MAALLAVASCDASAQEPTPLDEVVVTAPKPDEPPPKSTRIGEPELAARRASASDSARLLQDVPGVTLNGAGGISSLPAIHGLADDRLRIQVDGMDVTSACPNHMNSPLSYISPTQVQRVTVFAGLTPVSAGGNSIGGTIQVESAAPEFASSADELLVRGHLGGFLRSNGNGIGYDVATSIAGTGSSVSYSESTARSDDYFAGDEFKAPGLAAPLRGWLDGDEVGSSAYDGTTNRNVGLALRHEGHLLRLDLGRQNVGFEGFPNQRMDMTSNENRLANLRYAGQFDWGTLDLRVFDQDTRHAMDMGDDRFFYGFGMPMDSESTNRGAHSKASLELSDRHTLGVGGEYLTYRLDDWWSPVGSSGSMCCEKFWNVRDGEQSRLGVYAEWQADWSPQWLSLVGARVDRVASDAGDVQGYNDVMAMWSADAAAFNARDHRRADTHVDVAVLLRYVPSQTLTFEGGYARKTRSPNLYERYAWSTSAMAALMNNFVGDGNGYIGRVDLEPETAHSVSASGELHDAEQAAWSLRATLYATKVNDYIDAIRCDFGQCSAANATATDAFVLLQYANQSALLYGADLSGHWLVTRSDRLGSFTLRGTLGWVRGENRDTDDDLYNIMPLHGKLALVHELGGFRTAVEFGAVESKTRTSSVRNEMQTGHYSLLDLRSSYAFEHARVDVSIENVFDRFYSLPLGGAYLGQGLSMSSFTIPWGTPVPGAGRSINVALSVDF
- a CDS encoding PEP-CTERM sorting domain-containing protein, translated to MRRAILISGWLALLAAAPSAEAAVTTYVVVVTFHEPDTQPNDTIFTGTFVFDDALHQVSNLQGRLTESMTGLPSGGGMNELVLSHQLSSVYDSALGGWLVTAFLNNSTNTLSTLGGGNGWAPGSGYGLYYGYPGANPGNAYVRIFVDTANPLAPATQARINKLAYADCAPGGMMSATCMTGTTVAGYGTIGTMGGYPVSQTITPAPAVPLFPYGAELTPSHRPAAR
- a CDS encoding PEP-CTERM sorting domain-containing protein, whose amino-acid sequence is MFRDETRKLHRNRWIVPLAFLALLGHSDAAGAAAMPPSWMPMTMLVVSYDTSLQRLDVQDQAAPVTLAVNTNGMGMPDASATTFADFDPAEPWSVLQNSAFSRRLGWWAGTGSASIALEGSIEDAFGPDASIWIESISISPGLESYLAIGAYGVNANNTMVVDPNANGYTGIFGTAGSSTRWQWDYQMDHNAYAVPVAHLLPNQSYSAMYRVYIGDAAGDEIAAAIGASTIETWTWVAPASIPVPEPATAGLALAGLGALLAFGRRRA